GAAATATCTTTTGTAAATGCATATTTTGGATCATCAGCTCTCCAATTATTAATACTTGATGCAAAATATAGAGTGTCCGAATCCGGAGTGTCATTTGGAACTTTACTTATATGCAACAACACCTGACTATAACTAAAGATCGATATAAATGTGAATAGGAATGTTGAATATATATACTTATTCATAATAATAAACTTAGATTTTCGAAAAAATAAATCGGACAATTAAAAAACAAATATAGAATAATGTTTTATAAATCATTTCTATTTATTAATTTGTAATAACTAACTAGATATGAAAAACATATATGATCCACAACAAAAAAGTAGTTGTAGTTCTTCCGGCTTATAATGCTGAGACGACACTGGAACAAACATATAATGAAATTCCATTTGATATTGTTGATGAAGTTGTTTTAGTTGATGATAACAGTAAAGACAATACTGTTGAAGTAGGCAAAAAAATCGGAATCAGTCATATAATTAAGCATGATGTCAACAAAGGTTACGGAGCGAATCAAAAATCATGTTACAACAAGTCACTTGAACTTGGGGGAGATATTGTAATAATGCTCCACCCCGATTATCAATACACTCCAAAGTTAATTGAATCTATGGCTTATATTATTGCAAACGATATATATCCTGTTGTTTTAGGGTCCAGAATTCTTGGAAAAGGGGCATTAAAAGGTGGCATGCCATGGTATAAATACATATCAAACCGATTACTGACACTTACACAAAACCTCTTAGTTAATTATAAGTTATCGGAATATCATACCGGTTACAGAGCTTTTTCGAGCGAAGTTCTCAAAAGCATTAATTATAATGATAATTCAAATAATTTCATTTTCGATAACGAAATGCTATCCCAAATAATTTACAAAAAAATTGACATTGCTGAAATTACCTGTCCGACAAAATACTTCGACAATGCTTCTTCAATTAGCCTGAAAGACAGCTATATTTATGGAATTGGAGTGATTAGAGTTTCAATAACTCACTTTTTAAACCGAATAGGATTGATGAAATCTGACCTATACAAGTAGGTTTTAGAGTTTAGACGTTCGATTTTTGAAGTCTAATAATGGACACTCATCCGCCTAAAGAACTCATTACTTTTTAGTACCTTCATATTAAATAATTTATTCCACGGGGTAAATGTATTTTATCTAATTACATACGACTAAAACACAAAATTTAACAAAATGAAGAAAATAGCAGTCTTACTACACGGAAACGGAGTTTACGATGGTACGGAAATTCACGAAGCGGTTTTATCTTTATTGGCAATAGCCGAAAACGGAGGAAAAACGGTTTGTTTTGCTCCTAATATCGATCAGCACCATGTAATAAACCACACTACAGGTGAAGAAATGAACGAATCAAGAAACATACTCGTAGAGTCGGCCAGAATAGCACGGGGTGAAATTATAGATATTAAAGACTTAAAAATTTCAGAAATGGCCGGTCTTGTAATGCCGGGAGGATTTGGAACTGCAAAAAACCTTACTAAATGGGCTTTCGAAGGTCCTGAAGGAAATATCAACAAGGATGTTGCAAGAGTGATTAATGAATTCATAACTCAGAAGAAACCCATTGTAGGGCTTTGTATGTCGCCTACTACAATAGCAAAAGCACTTAGTAATGAAAAGTTATCGGCCAAACTTACCGTTGGTACCACAAGCGAAAAATCGCCTTA
The DNA window shown above is from Bacteroidota bacterium and carries:
- a CDS encoding glycosyltransferase family 2 protein, encoding MIHNKKVVVVLPAYNAETTLEQTYNEIPFDIVDEVVLVDDNSKDNTVEVGKKIGISHIIKHDVNKGYGANQKSCYNKSLELGGDIVIMLHPDYQYTPKLIESMAYIIANDIYPVVLGSRILGKGALKGGMPWYKYISNRLLTLTQNLLVNYKLSEYHTGYRAFSSEVLKSINYNDNSNNFIFDNEMLSQIIYKKIDIAEITCPTKYFDNASSISLKDSYIYGIGVIRVSITHFLNRIGLMKSDLYK
- the elbB gene encoding isoprenoid biosynthesis glyoxalase ElbB; amino-acid sequence: MKKIAVLLHGNGVYDGTEIHEAVLSLLAIAENGGKTVCFAPNIDQHHVINHTTGEEMNESRNILVESARIARGEIIDIKDLKISEMAGLVMPGGFGTAKNLTKWAFEGPEGNINKDVARVINEFITQKKPIVGLCMSPTTIAKALSNEKLSAKLTVGTTSEKSPYEIGAISEGMKSLGHVAEMKSITEISYDENSNIITAPCYMMEATLLEVRNNIKQAVDKMFELI